One window of Lagenorhynchus albirostris chromosome 16, mLagAlb1.1, whole genome shotgun sequence genomic DNA carries:
- the LOC132507406 gene encoding sorting nexin-16-like — MATPYVPVPMPIGNSASSFATNRNQRSSSFGSIATSSNSSKGQLEDSNMGADSSIEYSARPRESEEQNPETVNLEDRPSTPIILGYEVMEERAKFTASLVAQ; from the exons ATGGCAACTCCTTATGTCCCAGTTCCTATGCCAATAGGGAACTCTGCTTCCAGTTTTGCAACCAACAGAAACCAAAGAAGTTCTTCTTTTGGGAGTATCGCAACaagctcaaactcttccaaaggcCAGTTAGAAGACTCAAATATGG GTGCAGATTCTTCCATTGAGTATTCTGCTAGACCAAGAGAAAGTGAAGAACAAAATCCTGAAACAGTGAATTTGGAAGATAGACCTTCTACACCTATTATCCTGGGTTATGAGGTGATGGAAGAAAGAGCTAAATTtactgcttccctggtggctcagtga